From the genome of Phycicoccus duodecadis:
CCTCGTTCACGCCAGCGTCGAGCGCTCTGCTCGGCCCCGTCGCCAGCCACACGCCCCTGCACAATCCCGGACGTCGGGCACGGAGGCACGCGAACGCGACGGACCTCTAGTGGTTCAAGAGGACGCCTGGCGCGAGCTTCCCCATCGTGCTCGAAGCCCGAACGCGGTGGGCGACCTCGGACACGAAGTGCGGGACGAAGCGGCACAGTAGGCGGCCAGCGTTGAGACTTCTCGGACGGCGTGGTCTCAGGAGTCTCCGTCCGAGGCCAGGGATCTCCCGACCGACGCGCAGCTTGGGCAATACCACCACCTCACGCCGGTATCGCCGCCAATTACGGCAGAAGGCCGGAGGTGGCCGGGACGAACGTCTGGACCCACGAGCTCGAGAGCGCCACCGACAACGGCACCACGACCAGCAGCACGGCCATCCGGACCGCCGGCCGGCGCAGCAGCGACACCAGGGCCAGCGCGAACGGGAAGGCGAGCATCAGGTACCGCAGCGGCGAGCTGCTGATCACCGAGACGGACATCAGGTACGCCGGGTAGACCAGCAGCCACACCCGCAGCGTCGTCGGCGTACCGGGCGGCAGGAAGCGGAGCGCCAACCACACTCCGAGTCCGAGGCCGCAGAGCAGGATCGCCCCCAGCCACGGCGTCTCGAGCCCGGCGACCAGGAACGTCGCCGGGCTCCCCTCGGCTCGAAAGCTGCGCATCGCCTCGAAGTAGACCAACGGACGCGCGGTGATCAGGCCCACGGTCACGGGCCACAGGAAGGTCGCGGCCCCCGCCGTCGCCACCACGGCAGCCGGAGTCACCAGCTCGTGCCGGCTCGCTCCCTCTCGGTACCGCGCCACGAGATGGGCCAGCGCTACGACCGCGAGCGGGGCCGCGAGGGGCCGGGTGAGCCCGACCAGCACGACGGCCACGGCGAAGAGCCGGTAGTGCCGCTCGTCCAGAGAACGCAGCGCCACGACCAGGAGCAGCATCGCGAGCCCCTCGGTGTAGCCCATCTGCAGTACGGGGAACGTGGGCCAGGCCGCCAGCCCGACCAGCAGTGCCACCGGACCGGCCGGTCCGAACCGCTCACTCATCCAGTTACCCGCCAGGAGGAACCCGAGAGCAGCCAAGGCCAGGCTCAGCACGGGGGCCACGACCAGCACCTCGTCGCGTCCTCCACCGCTGACCAGCCGCACCAGCAGCGGGTAGAGCGGGTAGAACGCGAAACGCTGGAGGTCGGTGACGGGCATCCCGGGCGTGGCCGCGGGGTACCCGCTGGTGGCGAGGGTCAGGAAGTGGTCGCCGTCCCAGTTGAGCCGGCCGTTGGGCCAGGCGCCGTCGATGCGCGCGAACGAGACGGCAGCGACGGCCTGGAGCGCCAGGAAGACGCCGAGGGAGAGCCCGATCCCCGGGCGGGGCGTCAGCCAGCGGCGGGCGCGCGACGGCGCCCGGCCAGGTGTGGGGGTCGGTGCGACCCGCGTGCGCGCATCGCGCATCCCGGGATGCGGGCGGTCGAGGAGTCGCGTCGACGCCTCGAAATGCCACACACCCCGGTCATGGATATGACCGGTCCTCAAGGCAACCCCTGCCGTTGCCCCCGCCCCTGCGACGAGTTACGTCAGACGGTAGGACCGTGGCGGCATCCGGACTACATGTTCAGCGAGAAGTCGGGACCAGCGAGGCCTCTGAGGCCAGTGAGGCGTCCGAGCACGACGGAGCCGGTAGGTCGCACACGGCGACCCACCGGCTCAGCGGGCGTCAGGCGGGCTGACGGCGCTCGTCAGTAGCGGTAGTGCTCCGGCTTGTACGGGCCGGCGACGTCGACGCCGAGGTACTCGGCCTGCTCCTTGGTGAGCTCGGTGAGCTCGACCCCGAGGGCCTCCAGGTGCAGCTCGGCGACCTTCTCGTCGAGGTGCTTCGGGAGGGTCTTGACCTGCGGCTTGCCGTCCTCGGTGAAGTACTCGTCGGTCTTCCCGAACAGCTCGATCTGGGCGATCGTCTGGTTGGAGAACGAGTTCGACATCACGAAGCTGGGGTGGCCGGTGGCGTTGCCCAGGTTCATCAGGCGGCCTTCGGACAGGACGATGATGGAGTCACCGTCCTCGAAGGTCCACTCGTGCACCTGCGGCTTGATCTCCTGCTTCTGGATGCCGGGGACCTTCGCGAGGCCGGCCATGTCGATCTCGTTGTCGAAGTGGCCGATGTTGGCGAGGATCGCCTTGTTCTTCATCTGCTGCATGTGGTCGGCGGTGACGACGTTGAAGCAGCCGGTGGAGGTGACGATGATGTCGGCCTTGTCGACGACGCTCTCGAGCTTCGCGACCTGGTAGCCGTCCATCGCGGCCTGCAGCGCGCAGATCGGGTCGATCTCGGTGACGATGACGCGGGCGCCCTGGCCGCGCAGCGACTCGGCGCAGCCCTTGCCCACGTCGCCGTAGCCGGCCACGACCGCGACCTTGCCGCCGATGAGGACGTCGGTGGCGCGGTTGAGACCGTCGATGAGCGAGTGGCGGCAGCCGTACTTGTTGTCGAACTTGCTCTTGGTGACCGAGTCGTTGACGTTGATCGCCGGGAAGAGCAGCTCGCCGGCCTCGGCCAGCTGGTAGAGGCGGTGCACGCCGGTGGTGGTCTCCTCGGTGACGCCCTTGATCTCGGCGGCGACCTTGGTCCACTTCTGCGGGTCCTGGCTCATGGTGCGCCGGACCAGCGCCTTGAAGACGCCGAACTCCTCGGTGTCGTCCTCGGTGGTGGGGGGCACCTGGCCGGCGGCCTCCCACTCCTTGCCCTTGTGCACGAGCATCGTGGCGTCGCCGCCGTCGTCGAGGATCATGTTGGCCTGGGCGCCGCCCGGCCAGGTGAGGATCTGCTCGGTGCAGTCCCAGTACTCCTCGAGGGTCTCGCCCTTCCAGGCGAAGACCGGCACGCCCTGGGGGTCCTCGGGGGTGCCGTTCGGGCCCACGACGATGGCCGCGGCGGCCTCGTCCTGGGTGGAGTAGATGTTGCAGGAGGCCCAGCGGACCTCGGCACCGAGCGCGGTGAGCGTCTCGATGAGGACGGCGGTCTGCACGGTCATGTGCAGCGACCCGGCGATGCGGGCGCCCTTGAGGGGCTGGCTGGCGCCGAACTCGGCGCGCAGCGACATCAGGCCGGGCATCTCGTGCTCGGCGAGGCGGATCTGGTGGCGACCGGACTCGGCGAGGCCGAGGTCGCGGACCTTGTGGTCAACGGACATGCGTGAGCTCCTTGGAGATCGTGCGATCGAGTTGACCGGCGTTGCCCATCTGGGCCGCGTGATGCGAGGGTCATCGCCCAGGCCGGTGTGCGCCCACCAGAATACCGGAGGGGCGGGGCCCGGGGCGAACTCGCGGCCGCGGGTGTCGAGGCTCGCTCAGCCGCGGGAGGCGTCCTCGATGGCCGACTCGCGCGCCGCGACCTCCGGGCCCGGGCCGTCGACACTGGGGCTGCCGGGGGCGGTGTCGACGTCGGGTTCGAGGAAGATGACCAGGCGCAGGTCGGGCGCGGCGGCACGAGCGGCCCGCTCGGCCTCGTTGATCGACGCGACCACCTCGGCCGCGCTGTCGGTCTCGCCCACGGCCAGCTTGGCCGCGACCAGCACCTCGTCGGGGCCCAGGTGCATGGTGCGGCTGTTGATGACGCGGTCGACCCCCTCGGGCGACTGGAGCGCCTCGAGGATCTTCTGGCGCACCGGCAAGGACGCGGCCTCCCCCACCAGCAGCGAGCCCATCTCGACCGCGAGGAAGGCCGCCAGCACGACCAGCAGCACGCCGATGGCGCCGGAGCCGAGACCGTCGAAGATCGGGTTCGCCGTGACCAGCGTGAGGCCGACGCCGGCGAGGGCGAAGGTCAGGCCGATGATGGCGCCGAAGTCCTCGAGCAGCACCACGGGCAGCTCGGGCGACTTGGTGGTGCGGATGAAGCGCAGCCACGAGCGGCCGCGGCGGATGCGGTTCGACTCGCGCACCGCGGTGCGCAGGCTGAACCCCTCGAGGACCATCGCCACCAGCAGGACCGCCAGCGGCACCCACCACCACTGCGAGGCGAACGGGTCGTAGCTGTCCTCGGCGAGCGACTCCTTGACCTTCTCGTACGCCTCGTAGAGGGCGAAGAGCCCACCGAGCACGAACAGCATGATCGCGACGAGGAACGAGTAGACGTAGCGCTGCTGCCCGAAGCCGAAAGGGTGCTCGAGGGTGGCCTCGCGGCTGGCGCGCTTGCTGCCCACCAGCAGCAGGACCTGGTTGCCGGTGTCCGCGAAGGAGTGGATGGCCTCGGCCAGCATCGACGAGAAGCCCGTGAGCAGGAACGCGATGAACTTGGTGATGGCGACGCCGAGGTTGGCCAGCAGGGCCGCGAGGACCGCCGCCTTGCCACCGGAGTGGCCGGCGCCCTGCTGCTCGTCCTGTGCCGTGTCGCTCGCCATGGGCCGATCCTAGGGACCGGGGCGTGGGTTAGCGTCGGGGGATGCCGAGCACGCGCGGAACCCTCGACTGGACCCTGGCCGCCGACCACCCCGAGCTGCTCGCGCCGCCGGTCGCGCAGGCCGTGGCGAGCATCCCCGGGGCGCTCGTCACCACCATCGACCCGACGCTGGCCGACACGGCCGCGCTGTGCGAGGCCTACGACGTCGACCTCGGCGCCAGCGCCAACTGCGTGGTGGTGGCGGCCAAGCGGGCCGGGGTGACCACCTACGCCGCCGTGATGGTGCTGGCCACGCACCGCGCCGACATCAACGGCGTGGTGCGCAAGCATCTGGGGGCACGCAAGATCTCGTTCGCACCGCACGACGAGGCCGTGGGCCTGACCGGGATGGAGTTCGGGGGCATCACGCCGATCGGCCTGCCCGACGACTGGCCGGTGCTGGTCGACGACGCCGTGGTGGCGGCCGGCGAGGTGGTGGTGGGCAGCGGCATCCGCGGCTCGAAGGTGCTCTGCACCGGCGCCGACCTGCTGACCCTGCCCGGCGCCGAGCAGCTCACGCTGGCGGCACCCGCCGGCTGACGCCGGACGTCCGGGCTCGCCGTCGAGCGACCGGGAGGTGGTCACGGTCGTTGCCTCGGTCGGGCCTCAGAACGGGGGTGGGTCGGTGGCCGGCGCGCGGGAACGGCGGCGATGCGCGGCCATCCGGCGTTCGAGCTCGGGGGTGACGACGCAGCGGCGCGCGACGGCACGGGCGAGCTCGTGCTGCTCGAGCCGGTGCTCGAGGGCGGTCTCCAGGGCGCTCCACTCGGGGCGGGAGGTCGGTGCCGGCCGGGGCGCGGGGGCCGCCGGGCGGTCGGCACCCAGGACGAGGGTCTCGAGCGCGTCGAGGGGCTCGGTGGTGCGGATGCGGCCGGTGGGGTCGGTCCACCGAGCGGTGCCGTCGGGGGCGAGCCGCACGCTCCACCCGGGTGACTGCTTGATGCGGTGATGACGGCGGCAGAGGGTGAGGAGGTTGCGTGCAGCCGTGGGACCGGACGGCCAGGGCCGCACGTGGTCGAGGTCGCAGAAGCGCGCCGCCACCGCACACCCGGGGAAGCGACAGCGCCCGTCGCGGGCCCGGACGAAGGCGGCGAGCGCGCGGCCGGGCCGGTAGGCGCCCCCGGTGAGGTCACCGGTGGCGTCGAGGCGGGCGCCGGTGGTGGGGTGGCAGGCGACCGGCGCGGCGGCGGGGTCGACGTGGGAGGCCAGCCAGCCGCGGGCGACGAGCATCGGCTCGGACGGGCGCGCGCCCTGCACCAGCACGAGGTCATCGGCGGTGCCGCCGGCCGGCGGCTCCGCGACCACCGGCGTACCGGACGGGACGGCGAGGACCACCCGGACGTCGACCGTGGCGTTCGCGCAGACCAGGTCGGTGAGGGCCTGGCCGCGGGCCTGCTCGACGGTGGTGCACCGGCCGTCGCGCACGTAGTCGTGGGCGAGGCGGTCGACGGCCGCCCACGCCGCGGCGGACTGCTCGGACGGGAAGGTGCCCATCCAGGTGTCGACGCCCGGCTCGCTCGCCCATCGCCGCAGGCCGGTGGCGGCGCGGGCGCGAACGGCCCGCTGCCGCAGCAGGTCGGGGCTGACCCGGGCCAGGATGCGGCGCGTGCGGCGGCGCAGCGCTGCGGCGTCGGCGGCGACGAGGTGCGGCTCGAGGGCGGCGACCACGGCCTCGGCGACCCCGGCGGGTGCTGTTTCGAGCTCGAACGCCACGACCCCGGCTCGGTAGGCGTCGAGCCGGCCGTCGGCCATCGCCGTGTGCAGGCCGTCGAGTCCGGTGGCCTGCACCGGGCCGCGGTCGTCGACCTCGGCGGGCTCGGCCCCGGCCGCCAGCCGCACCGCTGCCAGCAGGTGGCGCTCGGCCTGGGCGTGGGAGCAGCCGAGGACAGGGGCGGCGAGGTCGGCGGCGTCGAGGGCGACCCGGCCCGGGGCGTGCGCCTGCTCGCCGAGGGTGCCGTCGTCGGCCCAAACCTGCTCGCGGCGCGCGACCTGCACCAGAGCGGCGTCCTGAGCCGCGGCGAGGGAGTTGGAGAGGGTCTGACAGGTGCCCACGAGCGCGAGCCACTCGTCACGGGAGCGGGTGCCGGGCCCCCTGGAGACGGAGGCGACGAGGGCCTGCACGGCCTGCTCGGCGGCCGTGACGACGGCGGCCCCGGAGCCCGCCGCTGTGGTCGTGCTGGTCATCGACTCCCCCTCCCCTCACGCTCGATCCTACCCGAGCCGGGGGCTGCCGACAACTCTCCACAGGCTCGTGAAGCGTTGCGGGACAGCGATTTTCGAACTAATATGTGGGGGGATCGAAGCCCGTCACGAGGGGTCGGCCGAGCCGTACCCGACGTGACCTGCCGGGCCGGGTGGGGTCACGAGGTGCGGTCGCGCAGGTCGGTGACGTGCCGCGAGACCGACGGGTCGAGGCCCAGCCCGAGCGCGAGGTAGGTGGCCGCGAAGTCGGTGGTGCCGATGAGCGACGCCAGCCGCTCGACCGGATGCCCCTCGCGGGCCCGGTGCTCGAGGACGACCGCCCCGGCCTCGCGAGCGGACGCCAGCACCGCCTCGACCAGGTGGCTGCCGGCGGCGTCGATGCCCGGGTCGCGCAGGGCGACCAGCCCCAGCCGCGGCACCTCGGGGCCGTCGAGGTAGGGGTCGGCGAAGATGTCGCGGCCGTCCTCGCGGTGGTCGCCCATCCCGCTGCCGAAGGGGCCGTCGAGGGTCGCGACCACCGTGGAGGCGGCATCCGGCAGCACCCCGTGGGTGGCCGGGACGCGGGCGGTGAGCGAGAGCATCTGGGCCAGCCGGCAGGCGGCCACGCCCGAGAGCGCGCCGTCGCCCAGCACCATCGGCACCGTGGCGTCGAGCCCCGTGGCCAGCATCTTGGCCGGGTTGACGAAGGACTCGGACGACGGGCGGCACTCCTCGGCCACGGCGTCGAGGACGTCGGCGACCTTCTCGAGCACCACGGCCGGGGCGTCGGCGATGCCGAGGACGTCGGCGGCCAGCAGCACGGGGGTCAGCAGCGACCACAGGGCCGTGCGCGACGACGGCGCCGGCAGCGCGACCTCGACGTGGATGCCGCGGGCCCGGGCGGCGACGTCGGCCAGCGGCGAGCCGGCCGCCCCGACGGTGAGCAGCGAGGCGCCGCGCCGGGCGGCCTCGGCCGCGAGCGCGAGCGGGCCCGCGGCGCGGCCCGACTGCGAGACGGCGATGACGAGGTCGAGCGGCCCGACCCATCCGGGCAGGGGCGCGTCGTGGCGGACGGTGACGGGTACCGGCGAGCCGGCCTCGGCCAGCACCCCCAGGACGTCGCCGACCACCGCCGAGCCACCGAGGGCGGCGACCACGACGGCGCGCGGCCGCTCCCCGCCTGCGACGCGGCCGATGCCGGCGTCGTCGGCCGCCACCAGCCCCCGGCGCACCTGGGCGCCGGCGCCCGCGAGCGCCCGCAGGCTGCCGCGCGAGTCGAGCGCGGCGATGCGGTCGAGGTCGTCCATCCGGCGTTCGTCGACCCACGGCATGGGCCCACCTCCAGGGGTCGGGGCCCGGCGGTGCCGGGCGGGGTCAGGCCGGGCGACGCGCCTCGTCGACGAGGAGGACGGGGACGCCCTCGTCGTAGCGGTAGGCGAGACCGCAGGTGCTCGAGGTGCACACGAGCTCGGGCCCGGTGGGGCCGGTGTCGTCGCGCAGCTCGCTGCGGCACGCGGGGCACCGGAGGATCTCGCGCAGCCACGGCTCGAGGGGCGAGGCGGGCGCGGCGGGCTGGCTCATGAGGTCCTCTCGGGCGGGGCGCGAGCGGCGGGCTCGGGCGGGGCGGTCGACGCGCCCCGATCCTCGCACACGGGGTGGACGACCGGGGAGACCTCCCCGGCCGTTCGTGTTGTAAGGGACCAGATCGGTCCTTAGGGTCGGTGGGGGGAGACGCGGACGGAAGGGCTGATGGCGGTGAGGCTGGAGATCCTCGGCCGGGTGCACCTCCGTACCCCCCGCGGCCCCGTCGCCCTCACCGAGCTCGAGCACGGCCTGCTCGCGCTGGCCGCCCTGCGCGGCCAGGTGGGCGTCGACTCCCTCGCCGAGTGGCTGTGGGACAACGACCCGCCCAGCTCGGTGCGCAACCGGGTGCAGTCGCTGGTCTCCGGCATCCGGCGCAAGGTCGGCGACGCGGGGGCGGTCGTCGTCACCGACGGGCGCGGCTACCGGCTGGCCGACACGCTCGAGGTCGACCTCGACGGCTGGACCGAGGAGGTCGCCCGCGCCCGGGCCGAGCGCGCCGCCCGGCCCGGGGTCGCGCTGGCGCACTACGACGGCGCCCTGGCGGTCTTCGGCCACGACCCGTTGCAGGGGGCGCCCCGCAGCGCGGCCGTCGAGGTCGAGCGCGGGCGGCTGCTCCAGGAGCGGCTCTCGGTGCTCGAGGAGCGACACGAGGCCGCCCTGCGCGCGGGGGCCCACGAGGGGCTGGTCGCCGAGCTCGACGCGCTGGCGGCGCGGCATCCGTACCACGAGGGGTTCGTGGCGCTGTACATGCTGGCGCTGGCCGAGGGGGGCCGGCAGAAGCGGGCGCTCCAGGTGTTCCAGGACGCGCGCGAGCGGCTCGACACCGAGCTCGGGGTGCGGCCGTCGGAGCAGCTGCAGGAGGCCCAGCGGCTGGTGCTCGAGCGGCGCTCGGCGGTCCAGCCCTCCGCGGCGGGGTCCCCCTCCCCCGCGGTGCTGGCCCTCCCGGTGCCGCGCATCCTCCCCCGCCGGCCGGCGTCGTTCGTCGGGCGCGAGGCCGAGCTCGCGGCGGTGGCCGAGGCCGCCCGTGGGGTCGAGCACGACGCGGTGCTGGTGGCGCTCACCGGCCTGCCGGGCTCCGGCAAGTCGGCGCTGGCGCTCGAGGCCGGGCACCGGCTGCGCGAGGCCTTCCCCGACGGCACGCTGCACCACGACGGTGCCAACAGCCCCGCCGGCGTCGCGGTCGACCGGGTCATCAGCGCGTTCCTGCCGCTGCTCGGCATCCATCCCGAGGCCGTGCCGGCCGACCCGATGGCGCGGGCCGGGCTCTACCGCTCGCTGCTCGACGGGCGGCGCGTGCTGGTGGTCCTCGACAACGTGGCGTGCACGACCCCGCACGACGACAGCAGCACCTGCGGGCTCGCCGACCTGCTGCCCACCGCGGCCGGGTCGATGGGGATGGTCACCTCGCGGCGTGCGATGAGCGGCCTGGCGGTGACGCACCGGGTGCGGGTGCACAGCCTCCCCGAGGAGCCCGCCCACCGGTTGCTCGAGGCCCTGGTCGGCCGCGAGCGGGTGGCCGAGGAGCCGGAGGCCGCCGCCGACGTGCTGCGACTGACGGGCCGCATCCCGCTGGCCCTGCGCCTGGTGGCCGGCCGGCTGGCCCAGCGCCCCGACCTGCGCCTGGACGACCTCGTCGACCGGCTCGGGCCCGCCGGGCCGGGCCTCGGCACCGACGAGATCGCGGTGCTGCGCGACAGCCTCGACCAGCTGCTCGAGGGGCTCGGCGAGGACGCCCGCCGGGTGGTGGAGGCCGTGGCGCACCTGCCGGTCGACACCTTCAGCGGCTGGGTGGCCGGCGCGGTGCTGGGCGAGCGCGGCGCCGGCGAGGCCGCCCTCGACGCCATCGTGGAGGCCGGGCTGGTCGAGCCGGTGGTGCGCGAGGACCACGACACCCAGTTCCGCCTGCACGGGCTGGTGCGGGCCCACGTGGCGGCCCGGGCCCGCAGGGACCCGGGCGAGGGGGGCACCCCCGACCCCGCCAGCGCGGGCGAGGTCGCCGCCATCGCCGAGGCCGCGGTCGCGCGGGCCGAGGCCTTCCTGGTCGACCGCCCCTACCGCTTCGTGCCGGCCCCACCCCTGCCGGCGGCGGTGTCCGCGCTCGACCCCACGCCGCGCATCCGGCGCCGCTCACGGCACTTCTTCCGCACCGAGACACCGCTCTTCGTCGCCGCCGCCCGCGAGCTGGCCGGCACCCGGCCCGACCTGTCGTGGCGGCTCCTCGTCGACAGTGCGCTCGGCATCGACGCCTCCACCGACCTGCACGCGTGGTTCGAGGCCGAGAAGGAGGTGGCCGCGGCCCTGGTGGGTGCCGACGACGACAACCGCCTCGGCGCCGCGTACCTCACCCTCTGCCGCGCCTGGCTGCTGCAGGACCGTCGCTCGGCGTCGCGGGAGGCACGCGAGCTGGCCGAGTCCGCCCGGCCCCGCCTGCTGCTGCTGGGGGCGCACGCGGCGGCCGCGGCGGCGTCGCTGGTCAGCGCCTTCGCGTCGACGTCGCTGGGGCGGCGCGCCGAGGCCGAGTCGGCGGTCGTGACGGCCGAGGTCGCCATCGCCCGCACCGGCGACCTGCACCTGGCCGCCTGGGCCGCCATCGCCCGCGGCACGCTGCACAACGACTACGACGAGGTCCCCGAGGGCGCGCTGGAGTTCACCCGGGCCCGCGAGATCCTCAGCGCCTCGCCGCGCACCGTCGCCTACGCGCTG
Proteins encoded in this window:
- a CDS encoding AfsR/SARP family transcriptional regulator, with amino-acid sequence MAVRLEILGRVHLRTPRGPVALTELEHGLLALAALRGQVGVDSLAEWLWDNDPPSSVRNRVQSLVSGIRRKVGDAGAVVVTDGRGYRLADTLEVDLDGWTEEVARARAERAARPGVALAHYDGALAVFGHDPLQGAPRSAAVEVERGRLLQERLSVLEERHEAALRAGAHEGLVAELDALAARHPYHEGFVALYMLALAEGGRQKRALQVFQDARERLDTELGVRPSEQLQEAQRLVLERRSAVQPSAAGSPSPAVLALPVPRILPRRPASFVGREAELAAVAEAARGVEHDAVLVALTGLPGSGKSALALEAGHRLREAFPDGTLHHDGANSPAGVAVDRVISAFLPLLGIHPEAVPADPMARAGLYRSLLDGRRVLVVLDNVACTTPHDDSSTCGLADLLPTAAGSMGMVTSRRAMSGLAVTHRVRVHSLPEEPAHRLLEALVGRERVAEEPEAAADVLRLTGRIPLALRLVAGRLAQRPDLRLDDLVDRLGPAGPGLGTDEIAVLRDSLDQLLEGLGEDARRVVEAVAHLPVDTFSGWVAGAVLGERGAGEAALDAIVEAGLVEPVVREDHDTQFRLHGLVRAHVAARARRDPGEGGTPDPASAGEVAAIAEAAVARAEAFLVDRPYRFVPAPPLPAAVSALDPTPRIRRRSRHFFRTETPLFVAAARELAGTRPDLSWRLLVDSALGIDASTDLHAWFEAEKEVAAALVGADDDNRLGAAYLTLCRAWLLQDRRSASREARELAESARPRLLLLGAHAAAAAASLVSAFASTSLGRRAEAESAVVTAEVAIARTGDLHLAAWAAIARGTLHNDYDEVPEGALEFTRAREILSASPRTVAYALATLELSRARRRTGELGAATLLVDEALELLDGIGAVHMYSYALDARAEVSLAAGRMQDSLDEAGRALERATASHDAFLAARARRTRGRVLLALGRHEEAEGDFRRAIEEFTALDRPLSAAFGFQMLAASLDARGETVGASEALRLEQAALRRAHDTRSGPQRRSPGPA
- a CDS encoding cation diffusion facilitator family transporter codes for the protein MASDTAQDEQQGAGHSGGKAAVLAALLANLGVAITKFIAFLLTGFSSMLAEAIHSFADTGNQVLLLVGSKRASREATLEHPFGFGQQRYVYSFLVAIMLFVLGGLFALYEAYEKVKESLAEDSYDPFASQWWWVPLAVLLVAMVLEGFSLRTAVRESNRIRRGRSWLRFIRTTKSPELPVVLLEDFGAIIGLTFALAGVGLTLVTANPIFDGLGSGAIGVLLVVLAAFLAVEMGSLLVGEAASLPVRQKILEALQSPEGVDRVINSRTMHLGPDEVLVAAKLAVGETDSAAEVVASINEAERAARAAAPDLRLVIFLEPDVDTAPGSPSVDGPGPEVAARESAIEDASRG
- a CDS encoding SIS domain-containing protein, whose product is MPWVDERRMDDLDRIAALDSRGSLRALAGAGAQVRRGLVAADDAGIGRVAGGERPRAVVVAALGGSAVVGDVLGVLAEAGSPVPVTVRHDAPLPGWVGPLDLVIAVSQSGRAAGPLALAAEAARRGASLLTVGAAGSPLADVAARARGIHVEVALPAPSSRTALWSLLTPVLLAADVLGIADAPAVVLEKVADVLDAVAEECRPSSESFVNPAKMLATGLDATVPMVLGDGALSGVAACRLAQMLSLTARVPATHGVLPDAASTVVATLDGPFGSGMGDHREDGRDIFADPYLDGPEVPRLGLVALRDPGIDAAGSHLVEAVLASAREAGAVVLEHRAREGHPVERLASLIGTTDFAATYLALGLGLDPSVSRHVTDLRDRTS
- the ahcY gene encoding adenosylhomocysteinase, which produces MSVDHKVRDLGLAESGRHQIRLAEHEMPGLMSLRAEFGASQPLKGARIAGSLHMTVQTAVLIETLTALGAEVRWASCNIYSTQDEAAAAIVVGPNGTPEDPQGVPVFAWKGETLEEYWDCTEQILTWPGGAQANMILDDGGDATMLVHKGKEWEAAGQVPPTTEDDTEEFGVFKALVRRTMSQDPQKWTKVAAEIKGVTEETTTGVHRLYQLAEAGELLFPAINVNDSVTKSKFDNKYGCRHSLIDGLNRATDVLIGGKVAVVAGYGDVGKGCAESLRGQGARVIVTEIDPICALQAAMDGYQVAKLESVVDKADIIVTSTGCFNVVTADHMQQMKNKAILANIGHFDNEIDMAGLAKVPGIQKQEIKPQVHEWTFEDGDSIIVLSEGRLMNLGNATGHPSFVMSNSFSNQTIAQIELFGKTDEYFTEDGKPQVKTLPKHLDEKVAELHLEALGVELTELTKEQAEYLGVDVAGPYKPEHYRY
- a CDS encoding YbaK/EbsC family protein; the encoded protein is MPSTRGTLDWTLAADHPELLAPPVAQAVASIPGALVTTIDPTLADTAALCEAYDVDLGASANCVVVAAKRAGVTTYAAVMVLATHRADINGVVRKHLGARKISFAPHDEAVGLTGMEFGGITPIGLPDDWPVLVDDAVVAAGEVVVGSGIRGSKVLCTGADLLTLPGAEQLTLAAPAG
- a CDS encoding HNH endonuclease signature motif containing protein, encoding MTSTTTAAGSGAAVVTAAEQAVQALVASVSRGPGTRSRDEWLALVGTCQTLSNSLAAAQDAALVQVARREQVWADDGTLGEQAHAPGRVALDAADLAAPVLGCSHAQAERHLLAAVRLAAGAEPAEVDDRGPVQATGLDGLHTAMADGRLDAYRAGVVAFELETAPAGVAEAVVAALEPHLVAADAAALRRRTRRILARVSPDLLRQRAVRARAATGLRRWASEPGVDTWMGTFPSEQSAAAWAAVDRLAHDYVRDGRCTTVEQARGQALTDLVCANATVDVRVVLAVPSGTPVVAEPPAGGTADDLVLVQGARPSEPMLVARGWLASHVDPAAAPVACHPTTGARLDATGDLTGGAYRPGRALAAFVRARDGRCRFPGCAVAARFCDLDHVRPWPSGPTAARNLLTLCRRHHRIKQSPGWSVRLAPDGTARWTDPTGRIRTTEPLDALETLVLGADRPAAPAPRPAPTSRPEWSALETALEHRLEQHELARAVARRCVVTPELERRMAAHRRRSRAPATDPPPF
- a CDS encoding Trm112 family protein, which encodes MSQPAAPASPLEPWLREILRCPACRSELRDDTGPTGPELVCTSSTCGLAYRYDEGVPVLLVDEARRPA